Proteins encoded in a region of the Halothiobacillus diazotrophicus genome:
- a CDS encoding efflux transporter outer membrane subunit: protein MHDCPAPAHSAWRPLRASLPVGFVLIALTGCTAVGPDFHSPAAPDVAQYTQTTLPKQNQATNSTAQGTAQSYTPAQTVPRDWWKQFHNPALNALIARGLTTSPTLTAAEAKFRQAQQTFAAQAGSTQLPQVNGKLAAQSQGINNSAFGQNGGKRSFELYNAGLSVTYNLDLFGANRRALEALAAQADYQQYELEAARLSLAGNIAIQAIAQAMLNEQIATTEAIIRSQQDQLDLVEKRIKLGAATRSDALSLQTQIQQTRATLPPLRTKRAQANHLLATLTGQLPGAASIPQFTLADFVLPDTLPVIVPSEWVRARPDIQASEALLHAASAQYGVAVSNLYPQINLTGTLGSQSIAPEKLFRPDSLIWSLIAGLTQPIFNGGLKAGADAAHEALSAAAANYQQTVLDGLRNVADVLRASTNDADTLAAQTAAEQSAQASLTLIEQQLKLGSANYLQLLIAQQQVAQTRLLTLTARAQRLNDTVALYQAMGGGMTSPAPPMAKNTTTHDTPTP, encoded by the coding sequence ATGCATGACTGCCCTGCCCCAGCCCACTCTGCGTGGCGGCCGCTCCGCGCGAGCCTCCCCGTGGGGTTCGTGCTGATTGCCCTGACCGGCTGCACGGCAGTCGGCCCGGATTTTCACAGCCCGGCCGCGCCTGATGTCGCGCAGTACACTCAAACGACGTTACCGAAGCAGAATCAGGCAACGAACAGCACCGCGCAGGGCACTGCGCAAAGTTACACCCCTGCGCAAACAGTCCCCCGCGACTGGTGGAAGCAGTTCCACAATCCGGCGCTGAACGCACTCATTGCAAGAGGATTGACGACCAGCCCTACACTCACGGCCGCCGAAGCCAAGTTCCGGCAGGCCCAACAGACATTCGCGGCACAGGCGGGCTCTACCCAATTGCCTCAGGTGAACGGCAAACTCGCGGCACAGAGTCAGGGCATCAACAACTCGGCCTTCGGCCAGAACGGCGGGAAACGCTCCTTCGAACTGTACAACGCCGGGCTTTCCGTCACCTACAACCTTGACCTCTTCGGCGCCAACCGACGCGCGCTCGAGGCACTTGCCGCACAGGCCGACTATCAGCAGTACGAATTGGAAGCGGCTCGACTCTCACTGGCCGGAAACATCGCGATCCAGGCCATCGCCCAGGCCATGCTGAACGAGCAGATCGCCACGACAGAGGCCATCATTCGGTCCCAACAAGATCAACTCGATCTCGTTGAAAAACGGATCAAACTCGGGGCAGCCACCCGCAGCGACGCGCTCAGCCTACAGACTCAGATCCAGCAGACGCGGGCGACACTGCCCCCCTTGCGGACCAAGCGAGCGCAGGCCAACCACCTGCTCGCCACCCTGACGGGCCAGTTGCCCGGTGCGGCCTCGATTCCCCAATTCACCCTGGCGGACTTCGTTCTGCCCGATACCCTGCCAGTCATCGTACCGTCCGAATGGGTCCGTGCCCGTCCCGACATTCAGGCATCCGAAGCGCTTCTGCATGCCGCCAGTGCCCAATACGGGGTGGCCGTGTCAAATCTCTACCCGCAAATCAACCTGACGGGAACCCTCGGCAGCCAAAGCATTGCCCCCGAGAAACTCTTCCGGCCGGACTCGCTGATCTGGAGCCTGATTGCGGGCCTCACGCAACCCATCTTCAACGGTGGTCTCAAGGCGGGTGCCGATGCAGCACACGAGGCCTTGTCTGCTGCAGCGGCGAACTACCAGCAAACCGTCCTCGATGGATTACGCAACGTCGCCGATGTCCTGCGCGCCAGCACCAACGATGCAGACACGCTGGCGGCACAGACGGCGGCGGAACAGTCCGCACAGGCATCCCTGACCCTGATCGAACAGCAGTTGAAACTGGGCAGTGCCAATTATCTGCAACTATTGATCGCGCAACAGCAGGTCGCGCAAACCCGATTGCTGACCCTGACCGCACGCGCCCAGCGCCTGAACGACACCGTCGCCCTGTATCAGGCCATGGGCGGCGGCATGACGAGCCCGGCGCCCCCCATGGCCAAGAACACGACAACACACGATACCCCCACCCCCTGA